A genomic segment from Gracilinanus agilis isolate LMUSP501 chromosome 1, AgileGrace, whole genome shotgun sequence encodes:
- the LOC123232016 gene encoding cytochrome c1, heme protein, mitochondrial, with translation MAAAGAVGRLSGLGLPRAHGRVLLGGARPGPLVLRLPQAATMSSFSSLSRGRKVVLSALGMLAAGGAGLAVALHTAVGASDLELHPPNYPWSHRGYLSSLDHTSIRRGFQVYKQVCSSCHSMDYLAYRHLVGVCYTESEAKALAEEIEVQDGPNEDGEMFMRPGKLSDYFPKPYANSEAARAANNGALPPDLSYIIRARHGGEDYVFSLLTGYCDPPAGVSLREGLHFNAYFPGQAIAMAPPIYNEILEYDDGTPATLSQLAKDVCTFLRWASEPEHDHRKLMGLKMLLMFGLLIPLIYAMKRHKWSVLKSRKLAYRPPK, from the exons ATGGCGGCTGCCGGGGCAGTGGGGCGCTTGTCTGGGCTGGGGCTTCCGCGCGCTCATGGCCGGGTTCTGCTAGGCGGAGCGAGGCCCGGGCCTCTCGTGCTGCGGCTGCCTCAG GCTGCCACAATGTCATCATTCTCAAGCCTCTCGAGGGGCCGGAAGGTGGTACTATCAGCCCTGGGCATGCTGGCAGCAGGAGGTGCAGGGCTTGCTGTGGCCCTGCACACTGCTGTAGGTGCCAGTGACCTAGAGCTGCACCCACCAAACTACCCCTGGTCTCACCGAGGCTACCTCTCCTCCTTGGACCATACCAG CATTCGCCGGGGCTTCCAGGTATATAAGCAGGTGTGCTCTTCCTGTCACAGCATGGACTACCTGGCTTATCGCCATTTAGTGGGTGTGTGCTACACTGAGTCAGAAGCCAAAGCCCTGGCAGAGGAG ATAGAGGTTCAGGATGGCCCTaatgaagatggagaaatgtTCATGAGGCCAGGGAAGCTTTCTGACTATTTCCCCAAACCCTACGCCAACTCAGAGGCTGCTCGAGCTGCCAACAATGGGGCACTACCCCCCGACCTTAGCTACATCATCCGAGCCAG GCATGGCGGTGAGGATTATGTCTTTTCCCTGCTCACGGGATACTGTGACCCACCTGCTGGAGTCTCCCTTCGAGAGGGCCTTCACTTCAATGCCTACTTTCCTGGCCAGGCCATTGCCATGGCACCCCCTATCTACAATGAGATCCTTGAATATGATGATG GCACACCGGCCACTCTGTCACAGTTAGCAAAGGATGTGTGTACCTTCTTGCGTTGGGCATCTGAACCAGAGCATGATCATCGCAAACTAATGGGGCTCAAG ATGCTGCTAATGTTTGGCTTGCTGATCCCCCTCATCTACGCCATGAAAAGGCACAAGTGGTCAGTGCTGAAGAGCCGGAAGCTGGCGTACCGGCCCCCCAAGTGA